A portion of the Candidatus Atribacteria bacterium genome contains these proteins:
- a CDS encoding DUF4345 domain-containing protein, protein MLKFALILAAIVSLVYGLGFLLIPNTLVKLSGGSLVEASWLRWPGGVLIAWAIGTLMVFGKPEKQNIFVTSLALAHLLSGLGLLYSWIVREYDGATWFIAIPTCLLLILSALLYWSRSQAKKVL, encoded by the coding sequence ATGTTGAAATTTGCTTTGATATTGGCTGCAATTGTGTCATTAGTTTACGGACTTGGTTTTTTACTTATTCCTAATACCTTAGTCAAGTTATCTGGAGGTAGCCTCGTTGAAGCTAGCTGGCTACGTTGGCCAGGAGGGGTTCTTATTGCCTGGGCGATTGGTACTCTCATGGTTTTTGGTAAACCTGAGAAGCAGAATATTTTTGTGACATCCTTAGCCTTGGCACATTTACTCTCTGGTTTAGGATTACTATACAGTTGGATTGTGCGTGAATATGATGGAGCAACCTGGTTTATTGCAATACCAACCTGTCTTCTTTTGATCCTATCCGCTCTTCTTTACTGGAGTCGCAGTCAGGCCAAGAAAGTTCTTTAA
- a CDS encoding universal stress protein, protein MKILVCMDGSKHSQKALEEASIIAKGCNVDEVAIIHVYERDIPLISFSITPEQMVSIRKVMEKHQDERKKMLSEALKFFEEKNIKARTILKEGHPADTIINTAHDEGYDMIIIGSRGVSGLQKLFLGSVSNAVIHEARNCSVLVVK, encoded by the coding sequence ATGAAAATTTTAGTATGTATGGATGGATCGAAGCACAGTCAAAAAGCTCTGGAAGAAGCTTCTATAATCGCTAAAGGATGCAATGTTGATGAAGTTGCTATAATACATGTCTATGAAAGAGATATACCCCTGATATCATTTAGCATTACACCTGAACAAATGGTAAGCATTAGAAAGGTGATGGAAAAGCATCAAGATGAAAGAAAAAAGATGTTGTCAGAAGCTTTAAAATTTTTTGAAGAGAAAAATATAAAGGCACGTACAATTTTAAAGGAAGGACATCCCGCGGATACCATCATAAATACGGCTCACGATGAAGGATACGACATGATCATTATCGGCAGCAGAGGTGTAAGCGGTTTACAAAAATTATTCCTTGGAAGTGTAAGTAATGCTGTAATTCATGAAGCAAGAAATTGTAGCGTACTTGTAGTGAAGTAA